One segment of Solanum lycopersicum chromosome 1, SLM_r2.1 DNA contains the following:
- the LOC101255720 gene encoding uncharacterized protein — MGSLIGHVIPGFGFFLIGIWHLLNHIKLHAFHPKSYTSLPWFPAPKIRYVELYVILFGTLVSISMELFIGPSKHQPFDSDGTIPSYHLHNFEHANISLTFFVYASFSILFDKIIPSTSAQNGLTLFLGAVAFGQELLLFHLHSTDHMGVEGQYHWLLQIVIFSSFITTLLGIPFPKSFLNSFVRSYSIMFQGIWMMVIGVMLWTPEFISKGCFLNFEEGHKVVRCHKKEALERAKALVNIQFSWYLVGITVFTLSLYLVLVKAFRENVEYLSLISKFEEEDFFEDVEAQKKRLVNHIGEQKSFVEMGKRENN, encoded by the exons atggggtCATTAATAGGTCATGTTATACCAGGGTTTGGTTTTTTTCTTATTGGTATTTGGCATTTGCTCAACCACATAAAATTACATGCTTTCCACCCAAAATCCTACACTTCCTTACCATGGTTCCCAGCTCCAAAAATCAG GTACGTGGAGCTTTATGTGATTCTGTTTGGCACCTTAGTCTCCATATCAATGGAACTCTTTATTGGTCCATCAAAACACCAACCTTTTGACTCTGATGGAACTATACCTTCATATCATCTCCATAACTTTGAACATGCAAATATCTCCCTTACTTTCTTTGTCTATGCATCCTTTTCGATCTTATTCGACAAAATCATCCCTTCTACCTCAGCTCAAAATGGACTTACATTATTTCTTGGAGCTGTTGCTTTTGGTCAAGAACTCCTTCTTTTCCATCTTCATTCTACTGACCATATGGGTGTTGAAGGACAATACCATTGGCTTCTCCAAATTGTCATCTTTTCGTCTTTCATCACTACTCTTTTGGGAATTCCTTTCCCTAAAAGTTTCTTGAATAGTTTTGTGAGGTCTTATAGCATTATGTTTCAAGGAATTTGGATGATGGTCATAGGTGTCATGCTTTGGACTCCAGAGTTCATCTCAAAAGGTTGCTTTCTCAACTTTGAAGAAGGGCATAAAGTGGTTAGATGTCATAAGAAGGAAGCACTTGAAAGAGCAAAGGCATTAGTAAATATCCAATTTAGTTGGTACTTGGTTGGGATTACTGTTTTTACACTCTCCCTTTATTTGGTTCTAGTCAAGGCTTTTAGGGAAAATGTTGAGTACTTGTCTTTAATAAGCAAATTTGAGGAGGAGGATTTCTTTGAAGATGTTGAAGCTCAGAAGAAAAGACTTGTCAACCATATTGGTGAGCAAAAGAGTTTTGTTGAAATGGGAAAAAGAGAGAATAATTAG